In a genomic window of Bradyrhizobium ontarionense:
- a CDS encoding acetamidase/formamidase family protein, translating to MAWQSESIMARKGVAKGARGVHHVITEKDQGKYHYVYGPYVDPVLTIDPGAVVSAETHDAFEGAIKYETDSPSKILNFPFLNPQNGPIYVNGAEKGDTLAVYIESIVPRGPQPRGTTVVMPDFGGLVSTGSTALLNPALPERVKKLEITAEKGTVWNDKITLPYEPFIGTIGTSPEIEAISSLVPDYYGGNMDLPDVGVGAVIYLPVNTKGALLYLGDCHAAQGDGELCGVAIEHPTVTTVQVDLIKGWHIAWPRLETKDVIMTIGSARPMEDAARIAYRELCRWMAADYGFEEIDAYMLLTQAGRVRLGNMVDPKYTLGASIKKSFLV from the coding sequence ACCAGGGCAAGTATCACTACGTCTACGGACCCTATGTCGATCCGGTGCTGACCATTGATCCCGGTGCGGTTGTCTCCGCCGAGACGCACGACGCCTTCGAGGGCGCCATCAAATACGAGACCGACAGTCCGTCGAAGATCCTGAACTTCCCGTTCCTCAATCCGCAGAACGGCCCGATCTACGTCAACGGCGCCGAGAAGGGCGACACGCTCGCGGTCTACATCGAGAGCATCGTGCCGCGGGGACCGCAGCCGCGTGGCACCACCGTGGTCATGCCGGATTTCGGCGGGCTGGTCTCGACCGGCAGCACCGCGTTGCTCAATCCGGCGCTGCCGGAGCGGGTGAAAAAGCTCGAAATCACGGCCGAAAAGGGCACCGTCTGGAACGACAAGATCACGCTGCCCTATGAGCCGTTCATCGGCACCATCGGCACCTCGCCGGAGATCGAGGCGATCTCCTCGCTGGTCCCGGACTACTATGGCGGCAACATGGACCTGCCGGATGTCGGCGTCGGCGCGGTCATCTATCTGCCGGTCAACACCAAGGGCGCGCTGCTCTATCTCGGCGACTGCCATGCCGCGCAGGGCGACGGCGAATTGTGCGGTGTTGCGATCGAGCACCCGACGGTCACGACGGTGCAGGTCGACCTGATCAAGGGCTGGCACATTGCGTGGCCGCGGCTCGAAACTAAGGATGTCATCATGACCATCGGCTCGGCGCGGCCGATGGAGGATGCTGCGCGCATCGCCTATCGCGAGCTGTGCCGCTGGATGGCGGCCGACTACGGCTTCGAGGAGATCGACGCCTACATGCTGCTGACGCAGGCCGGGCGCGTCCGTCTCGGCAACATGGTCGATCCGAAATACACGCTCGGCGCCTCGATCAAGAAATCGTTCCTGGTCTGA